The Micromonospora krabiensis genome window below encodes:
- a CDS encoding S8 family serine peptidase gives MNRPDRARAIAAALLLGAAAVPAIPASAAASPTVVRSTLAADVTAGAGDTLPARVRPGAVAAPPAGSPPVLPTVTQGCVGESPVVAKSTPWAVRRVLPTAAWPLTRGEGVVVAVLDTGVSPAATALTGAVRRGNDVVGSGGGDRDCFGRGTALAGIVAARPLAGTGFVGVAPGATILPIRVVDARGKVPPGAIAAGIRAATAARADVILVGLGTTGGDPGLRAAIRDAVARDIVLVAAVAQAKQTGTTPSPPWYPAAHPDVLAVGGIDVKGTLTEQSPPEAGVDLVAPASDAVSVAPRGDGHYAVTGAAVAAAYVAGAAALVRAYHPALSQAEVRQRLELTAEHPPGAWPTAGAGYGMLDLYQALSAVEPSRPPLTSRPDAVRPLPKPGPTEPTRLIAGSVSAGIAGLAGLAYLAAMTVKWGRRRRWRP, from the coding sequence GTGAACCGGCCCGATCGGGCCCGCGCGATCGCCGCGGCCCTGCTGCTCGGCGCCGCCGCCGTGCCGGCGATCCCGGCGTCGGCCGCCGCCTCCCCCACCGTGGTCCGCTCCACGCTCGCCGCCGATGTCACCGCCGGCGCTGGCGACACGCTGCCGGCCCGCGTGCGACCCGGCGCGGTCGCCGCCCCGCCCGCCGGCTCGCCGCCGGTGCTGCCGACCGTGACCCAGGGCTGTGTGGGCGAGTCGCCGGTGGTCGCGAAGAGCACACCCTGGGCTGTACGCCGGGTGCTGCCCACGGCGGCGTGGCCGCTGACCCGCGGCGAGGGCGTCGTCGTGGCGGTCTTGGACACCGGCGTGAGCCCGGCCGCCACGGCGTTGACGGGGGCGGTCCGGCGCGGCAACGACGTGGTCGGCTCCGGCGGCGGTGACCGGGACTGCTTCGGCCGGGGCACCGCGCTGGCCGGCATCGTGGCGGCCCGGCCCCTCGCCGGCACCGGATTCGTCGGGGTCGCGCCGGGAGCGACGATCCTGCCGATTCGCGTCGTCGACGCCCGGGGCAAGGTGCCCCCGGGGGCGATCGCCGCGGGCATCCGGGCGGCGACCGCCGCTCGGGCCGACGTCATCCTGGTCGGCCTCGGCACCACCGGCGGGGACCCGGGCCTGCGGGCCGCGATCCGGGATGCGGTCGCCCGGGACATCGTGCTCGTCGCCGCCGTCGCCCAGGCCAAGCAGACCGGCACGACCCCGTCGCCGCCCTGGTATCCCGCCGCCCACCCCGACGTCCTCGCGGTGGGTGGCATCGACGTCAAGGGGACGCTGACCGAGCAGTCCCCGCCGGAGGCCGGCGTGGACCTGGTGGCGCCCGCGTCCGACGCGGTGAGCGTCGCGCCGCGCGGCGACGGCCACTACGCCGTCACCGGCGCCGCGGTCGCCGCCGCCTACGTGGCCGGCGCCGCCGCCCTCGTCCGCGCCTACCACCCTGCGTTGTCCCAGGCGGAGGTCCGACAGCGCCTGGAGCTGACCGCCGAGCATCCACCCGGCGCGTGGCCCACGGCCGGCGCCGGCTACGGCATGCTCGACCTGTACCAGGCGCTGTCCGCGGTGGAGCCCAGCCGCCCGCCCCTGACGTCCCGACCCGACGCGGTGCGGCCGCTGCCGAAACCCGGTCCCACCGAACCGACCAGGCTCATCGCCGGCTCGGTGTCCGCCGGCATCGCCGGTCTGGCCGGGCTCGCCTACCTGGCGGCGATGACCGTCAAGTGGGGACGACGCCGCCGCTGGCGCCCCTGA
- the eccB gene encoding type VII secretion protein EccB: MQSRRDQVQAQTYVLGRLTAALIAAEPDGLENPNRRMVVGTIAGTMVAALVFVGAILFGYFLPGGATKWREPGVLVVEKETGTRYVYDRGLLRPVLNYASARLLFDGEPPVVSVSRESLRGVAHGQPVGIVGAPDALPTRTAVNQQVWTVCAAETADLTGTVNTVTTMRIEQPGDTARGDRPLDGNQAILVSSKGQSFIVWRGQRLRLTETWLARVLGYDRDPLPVESNWLESVPQGGDLAPPDVPGRGGPGPLVDGRRTVIGELFVARTPGAPERRFLLERDGLAELNPMAYAIVAGDPATAKVYGNRPVLPRELTPAALVTLPVAGQPAWTVTLPTAPPTLATPPEGSAWCVRHSMADGTVELTADPAAPAATDDADGTGVTRTSASAQVVTVQPGVGGLVQAGRTDQAAGPVYYLVTDAGIKYPVGSPTVATRLGFPVGTASPVPRQLLELLPTGSLLDVAPGTG, encoded by the coding sequence GTGCAGTCCCGCCGTGACCAGGTGCAGGCCCAGACGTACGTGCTGGGCCGGTTGACCGCCGCGTTGATCGCCGCCGAGCCGGACGGCCTGGAGAACCCGAACCGCCGGATGGTCGTCGGCACCATCGCCGGGACGATGGTGGCCGCCCTGGTGTTCGTCGGCGCCATCCTCTTCGGATACTTCCTCCCCGGCGGCGCGACGAAGTGGCGCGAACCGGGTGTCCTGGTGGTGGAGAAGGAGACCGGCACCCGGTACGTCTACGACCGAGGCCTGCTTCGTCCCGTGCTCAACTACGCGTCGGCGCGGCTGCTCTTCGACGGCGAGCCCCCGGTCGTCTCGGTGTCCCGCGAGTCGCTGCGGGGCGTGGCCCACGGGCAGCCCGTCGGCATCGTGGGCGCACCGGACGCGTTGCCGACGCGCACCGCGGTCAACCAGCAGGTGTGGACGGTCTGCGCCGCGGAGACCGCCGACCTCACCGGCACGGTCAACACGGTGACCACCATGCGGATCGAGCAGCCGGGCGACACCGCGCGCGGCGACCGTCCGCTCGACGGCAACCAGGCGATCCTGGTCAGCTCGAAGGGCCAGAGCTTCATCGTGTGGCGGGGACAGCGGCTGCGGCTGACCGAGACCTGGCTGGCCCGGGTGCTCGGCTACGACCGCGACCCGCTGCCCGTGGAGAGCAACTGGCTGGAGTCGGTGCCGCAGGGCGGCGACCTCGCCCCGCCCGACGTGCCCGGTCGGGGCGGTCCGGGGCCGCTCGTCGACGGTCGTCGGACCGTCATCGGTGAACTCTTCGTGGCCCGGACGCCCGGCGCCCCGGAACGGCGTTTCCTGCTCGAGCGGGACGGCCTGGCCGAGCTGAACCCGATGGCGTACGCCATCGTCGCCGGCGATCCCGCGACAGCCAAGGTGTACGGCAACCGCCCGGTGCTGCCCCGCGAGCTGACTCCGGCCGCGCTGGTCACGCTGCCGGTGGCCGGTCAGCCGGCGTGGACGGTGACGCTGCCGACCGCTCCCCCGACCCTGGCGACGCCGCCGGAGGGGAGCGCCTGGTGCGTACGCCATTCGATGGCGGACGGCACGGTCGAGCTGACCGCCGACCCGGCCGCCCCCGCGGCGACGGACGACGCGGACGGCACCGGCGTGACCCGCACGTCGGCCAGCGCCCAGGTGGTAACCGTGCAGCCCGGTGTGGGCGGACTCGTGCAGGCGGGGCGGACGGATCAGGCCGCCGGGCCGGTCTACTACCTGGTCACCGACGCCGGCATCAAGTACCCCGTGGGCAGCCCCACCGTGGCCACCAGGCTCGGGTTTCCGGTGGGCACGGCCTCCCCGGTCCCCCGCCAACTGCTGGAGCTGCTGCCGACCGGGTCGCTGCTGGACGTCGCACCGGGGACCGGCTGA
- a CDS encoding WXG100 family type VII secretion target, with translation MPPASRLTTTTATRQQLVSAFNDADDQQREAYRAVAQLQADLAGQWHGVASNAFTVALDEWMQGLNRVTQALNSLRDNVVRFGQVTDNTETDNLQLAKSPAGQSRLP, from the coding sequence ATGCCACCGGCTTCACGCCTCACTACCACGACGGCCACCCGCCAGCAGCTCGTCTCGGCCTTCAACGACGCCGACGACCAGCAGCGGGAGGCGTACCGGGCCGTCGCCCAGCTTCAGGCGGACCTGGCCGGCCAATGGCACGGCGTGGCGTCGAACGCGTTCACCGTCGCCTTGGACGAGTGGATGCAGGGCCTCAACCGGGTCACGCAGGCCCTGAACTCGTTGCGCGACAACGTGGTCCGCTTCGGACAGGTCACCGACAACACGGAGACCGACAACCTCCAGCTGGCGAAGTCGCCCGCAGGCCAGTCTCGCCTGCCCTGA
- a CDS encoding S8 family serine peptidase has translation MAAKVRALPGLLGAVALLAALTQVGGPARQPVSVARAGAPTPTPTAAAADDETYVKYVVVTADTAGPEGLTTIADRLLGDTSRAEELYQLNVGRRQPDGQALTDRRQLRAGWALVLPWDAVGDGVRVGPLPTQPPSVPSAPGGTATGVRRCAPPTPVAPGPDWSPPQRAWERTRGAGVLVAIVDSGVDGNRPELRGRVGAGVDIPSGGDRGDVDCLGSGTAMAGAVGAGPAAGATPTGPGATAGTGPVGMAPEATILPLRIVGDTPRSEPADAATAIEVAASAGAGVIALGAFVDLTDPLVSAAVNAASDHDVVLVAAAPAGTGDPTAPTVDAPVGLLRVGQVGAPGQPAGGDVLAPGAGPAAGDAGPRYEVALAAGTAALIRSAFPDLGAAQVVQRVRDTADRAAGAEAGAPGVLNPDAAVTAPVAEAASRPDRGGNSDALRVLTIALLVVLGIASLTLLARRGTARRAPAGAPGRVTAVGTVAGAGAAGAGSPTRTDDAAGTDDAAGTDRDSSARPDAARTRGPRPADSSR, from the coding sequence GTGGCGGCGAAGGTGCGGGCCCTGCCCGGTCTGCTGGGCGCGGTGGCGCTGCTGGCCGCGCTGACGCAGGTGGGCGGGCCGGCTCGACAACCGGTGTCCGTCGCGCGGGCCGGGGCGCCCACCCCGACACCGACCGCGGCAGCGGCCGACGACGAGACGTACGTGAAGTACGTGGTGGTCACGGCCGACACCGCCGGCCCGGAGGGACTGACCACGATCGCCGACCGGTTGCTCGGCGACACGAGCCGGGCCGAGGAGCTCTACCAGCTCAACGTCGGCCGGCGGCAGCCCGACGGCCAGGCCCTGACCGACCGGCGTCAGCTGCGCGCCGGCTGGGCGCTGGTCCTGCCCTGGGACGCGGTCGGCGACGGGGTACGCGTCGGTCCCCTCCCCACACAGCCACCGAGCGTGCCGTCGGCGCCCGGCGGGACCGCCACCGGCGTACGGCGCTGCGCCCCGCCCACGCCGGTCGCGCCCGGTCCGGACTGGTCGCCGCCGCAGCGCGCGTGGGAGCGTACGCGGGGCGCCGGAGTGCTCGTCGCGATCGTCGACTCCGGTGTCGACGGCAACCGTCCGGAGCTTCGCGGGCGGGTCGGGGCCGGGGTGGACATCCCGTCCGGTGGCGACCGCGGGGACGTCGACTGCCTCGGCTCGGGCACCGCGATGGCGGGCGCCGTGGGCGCCGGGCCGGCAGCCGGGGCGACACCCACCGGTCCCGGTGCGACGGCGGGCACCGGCCCGGTGGGGATGGCCCCGGAGGCGACGATCCTCCCGCTGCGGATCGTGGGCGACACCCCCCGGTCGGAGCCGGCCGACGCCGCCACCGCGATCGAGGTCGCGGCGTCCGCGGGCGCCGGGGTGATCGCACTCGGCGCCTTCGTGGACCTCACCGATCCGCTGGTGTCGGCGGCGGTCAACGCGGCGTCGGACCACGACGTCGTCCTGGTCGCCGCCGCCCCGGCCGGCACCGGCGACCCGACCGCACCGACCGTCGACGCGCCGGTCGGCCTGCTCCGCGTCGGCCAGGTCGGCGCGCCGGGGCAGCCGGCGGGCGGTGACGTGCTCGCACCCGGCGCCGGCCCCGCGGCGGGCGACGCCGGGCCGCGGTACGAGGTGGCCCTCGCCGCGGGCACGGCAGCCCTGATCCGGTCCGCGTTCCCGGACCTCGGCGCGGCGCAGGTCGTCCAGCGGGTCAGGGACACCGCCGACCGGGCCGCGGGCGCCGAGGCCGGTGCGCCGGGCGTGCTGAACCCGGACGCCGCGGTCACCGCCCCCGTCGCGGAGGCCGCGTCCCGGCCCGACCGGGGCGGGAACTCGGACGCACTGCGCGTCCTCACGATCGCCCTGCTGGTCGTCCTCGGCATCGCCTCGCTCACGCTGCTCGCCCGGCGCGGCACCGCCCGCCGTGCCCCGGCCGGCGCACCCGGGCGGGTGACCGCCGTCGGCACGGTGGCCGGCGCGGGCGCTGCCGGCGCCGGCAGCCCGACGCGCACCGACGACGCGGCGGGCACCGACGACGCGGCGGGCACCGACCGTGACTCGTCGGCCCGGCCGGACGCCGCCCGGACGCGCGGTCCCCGCCCCGCCGATTCCAGCCGGTGA
- the eccD gene encoding type VII secretion integral membrane protein EccD, which translates to MSVTAPAEMCRLVVSGPGRQIEVAVPANVLIADLLPALLHHLGDNLADAGLAHGGWVLQRLGGAPLDEEGTTASLGLRDGETVFLRPRAAQLPPVDFDDLADGIATGVDTRSGRWRPSMIRWAALGLFAVAICLGAVALALPGPPLARALCAATVATLALAAAFGLTRAGADRGFGLAAAAAAITFAALTGLIAPDLTRSDSALVLGGPQAFTAAVTVLVVALLAAVLVGWAGPFFAAVVAAALLGAVGSALAAFVGFDAGQAAGITAAVGTMATVNVPMLAFHLARIRLAPLPTEPEHLQEDIEPEPSEELLARTGVADRYMTALYTGAAAAVGTSLVIVATAGGWAAWTLLWLVALVRLLALRPMTSAWHRLAHAVPAVAGIVTLAVASLAHAPALLRLLVPVTALPLAGVLFFLLGRLLPGRRLMPYWGRIGDIVQLVATVAIVPTLLTLLGVYAAARALAG; encoded by the coding sequence ATGAGCGTCACCGCCCCTGCGGAGATGTGCCGTCTCGTCGTCTCCGGACCGGGCCGGCAGATCGAGGTCGCCGTGCCAGCGAACGTGCTGATCGCCGACCTGCTTCCCGCGTTGCTGCACCATCTCGGTGACAACCTGGCCGACGCCGGCCTCGCGCACGGCGGTTGGGTGCTGCAACGGCTCGGCGGCGCACCGCTGGACGAGGAGGGCACGACCGCGTCGCTCGGTCTGCGCGACGGCGAGACGGTGTTCCTGCGGCCACGCGCCGCGCAACTGCCGCCGGTGGACTTCGACGACCTCGCCGACGGCATCGCCACCGGCGTGGACACGCGATCGGGGCGGTGGCGGCCGTCGATGATCCGCTGGGCCGCGCTCGGCCTGTTCGCGGTCGCGATCTGCCTCGGTGCCGTCGCGCTGGCGCTACCCGGCCCGCCACTGGCCCGCGCGCTGTGCGCGGCGACCGTCGCCACGCTCGCCCTGGCGGCCGCCTTCGGGCTCACCCGGGCGGGCGCCGACCGCGGGTTCGGCCTGGCGGCCGCCGCGGCGGCGATCACCTTCGCCGCGCTGACCGGACTGATCGCCCCGGACCTGACCCGGTCGGACTCCGCCCTGGTCCTGGGCGGCCCGCAGGCCTTCACCGCCGCCGTGACCGTGCTGGTGGTGGCGTTGCTCGCGGCAGTCCTGGTCGGGTGGGCCGGGCCGTTCTTCGCCGCCGTCGTCGCCGCGGCGCTTCTCGGCGCGGTGGGTTCCGCGCTCGCCGCCTTCGTCGGATTCGACGCCGGTCAGGCCGCCGGGATCACCGCGGCGGTCGGCACCATGGCGACGGTGAACGTCCCGATGCTCGCCTTCCACCTGGCCCGGATCCGGCTGGCGCCGCTGCCCACCGAGCCGGAACACCTTCAGGAGGACATCGAGCCGGAGCCGAGCGAGGAGCTGCTGGCCCGCACCGGGGTGGCCGACCGGTACATGACCGCGCTGTACACGGGTGCGGCGGCAGCCGTGGGGACCAGCCTGGTCATCGTGGCCACCGCCGGCGGTTGGGCCGCGTGGACGCTGCTCTGGCTCGTGGCTCTCGTCCGGCTGCTGGCGCTGCGGCCGATGACCAGCGCCTGGCACCGTCTCGCGCACGCCGTGCCGGCGGTGGCGGGCATCGTCACGCTGGCGGTGGCCAGCCTCGCGCACGCCCCGGCGCTGCTGCGGCTGCTCGTGCCGGTGACGGCGCTGCCGCTGGCCGGGGTGCTGTTCTTCCTGCTGGGGCGGCTCCTGCCGGGACGCCGGCTGATGCCGTACTGGGGGCGGATCGGCGACATCGTGCAGCTCGTCGCCACCGTCGCGATCGTACCGACGCTGCTCACCCTGCTCGGGGTGTACGCGGCAGCGCGGGCACTGGCGGGCTGA
- the eccCa gene encoding type VII secretion protein EccCa → MSTVLFRRPARRNGPEMPSGEINLQEPPALPEPGQTGLRQAFLMLPMALMSGSMVLLFISRSGGPFLWIILGLMAVALVGMVVGQIVVGGMERKSRLGGDRRDYLRYLAQNRKRVRQHVERQREASDWRHPAPASLWSLVMTSRRWERRPTHPDFLEIRVGAGEQRLAVRINPLQTKPVEDLEPLAAKSLRRFIRAYTTITDQPIAVFLRGFAQIRMAGDKEQTRPVVRALLTQLVSFHAPEEVRLALCVTDETAAEWQWTKWLPHLQHPTEHDAAGAARLVGATLEQVEQWLGEAFAARPRYEQGAVPGRDEPYVVVVRDGGRLGNGSRMATAGYRNAVLIDLDDPTPAAVKSALCLEVDGDDLRMVRQDRVGGEARTRLATPDRLSTAQAAVVARTLSPYRLGVVTETPADTLNTDFDLGTMLHIPDLQQLDLDALWAPRTAAERLRVPIGIDASGEPVALDLKESALGGMGPHGMLIGATGSGKSELLRTLVLALATTHSSETLNFVLVDFKGGATFLGLDRLPHTSAVITNLADEAALVGRMRDALHGEMVRRQELLRQAGGYSSVLEYERARVQGAPLDPLPTLFVVVDEFSELLATHRDFIDLFVMIGRLGRSLAVHLLLASQRVDDGRIAQLESHLSYRIGLRTFSAMESRSVIGVPDAYELPPAPGNGYLRTDVATLIRFKAGYVSGPYRSTVPRVRQEILQQQVVPYALEPAPFREPTPEEVEQAAEDAADDVVTPERPVLDVVVEQLLDQGPPAHQVWLPPLDASPTLDQLLPTLTPEAERGLTALGWPGTGNLVAPVGFVDKPFEQMRDLLLVDLSGVGGHVGVAGGPRSGKTTLLRSVISSLALTHTPWEVQFYCLDFGGGGLGALADLPHVGSVAGRLDTDRVGRTLAEVTGLIVERERRFGELGVDSIATYRKLRAQGEITDDPYGDVFLVVDGWFTLRQEFEALESGVRQIAAQGLNFGVHLMLSASRWSEVHHAMRDQIGTRLELRLGDPVDSTIDLRLAATVPQVPGRGLTAEKLHFLAALPRIDGLADPSTVADGVRALAATVRDFWTGPHAPPVRTLPAQLPAESLPAPVGDVRVAIGLDETGMQPVWHDFAEVPHLTVLGDTESGKTNLLRHLARSVMARYTPGEARIMIVDYRRQLFDSVPQEYQLGYSVSVDSTRDSVADVVAAVASRMPGADVTPEQLRRRDWWTGPQLFVLVDDYDLLAGHDSPLLPLQPYLAQGADVGLHLVVTRGAANVMRMSMDPLLRRMQETNSPDVALSCPPSEGPLLGNTKPRHLPPGRALLCTRRGARLIQTAWSEPDG, encoded by the coding sequence TTGAGTACGGTGCTGTTCCGACGTCCGGCACGCCGCAACGGACCGGAGATGCCGTCCGGCGAGATCAATCTCCAGGAACCTCCGGCGCTGCCCGAGCCCGGGCAGACCGGGCTGCGGCAGGCGTTCCTCATGCTGCCGATGGCCCTGATGTCCGGCAGCATGGTGCTGCTGTTCATCAGCCGCAGCGGCGGACCCTTCCTCTGGATCATCCTGGGGCTGATGGCGGTCGCGCTCGTCGGCATGGTGGTCGGCCAGATCGTCGTCGGTGGGATGGAACGCAAGTCGCGGCTCGGCGGCGACCGCCGCGACTACCTGCGTTACCTGGCGCAGAACCGCAAGCGGGTACGTCAGCACGTCGAGCGCCAGCGGGAGGCCAGCGACTGGCGGCATCCGGCACCCGCCTCGCTCTGGTCGCTGGTGATGACCTCCCGCCGCTGGGAGCGCCGGCCCACCCACCCGGACTTCCTCGAGATCCGGGTCGGCGCCGGTGAACAGCGCCTCGCGGTGCGTATCAACCCCTTGCAGACCAAGCCGGTCGAGGACCTGGAACCGCTGGCCGCGAAGTCACTGCGCCGCTTCATCCGGGCGTACACGACGATCACCGACCAGCCGATCGCGGTCTTCCTGCGCGGGTTCGCGCAGATCCGGATGGCCGGCGACAAGGAACAGACCCGGCCGGTGGTGCGGGCACTGCTGACGCAGCTCGTGAGCTTCCACGCGCCGGAGGAGGTCCGGCTGGCGCTCTGCGTGACCGACGAGACGGCCGCCGAGTGGCAGTGGACCAAGTGGCTACCGCACCTGCAACACCCCACCGAGCACGATGCCGCCGGCGCCGCGCGGCTCGTCGGCGCGACCCTGGAGCAGGTGGAGCAGTGGCTCGGCGAGGCGTTCGCCGCGCGACCCCGCTACGAGCAGGGCGCAGTGCCGGGGCGGGACGAGCCGTACGTGGTGGTGGTGCGCGACGGTGGACGCCTCGGCAACGGCAGCCGGATGGCGACCGCCGGCTACCGCAACGCGGTCCTCATCGACCTGGACGATCCGACGCCCGCCGCCGTCAAGAGTGCGCTCTGCCTGGAGGTGGACGGCGACGACCTGCGCATGGTGCGGCAGGACCGGGTGGGCGGCGAGGCGCGCACGCGGCTGGCCACCCCGGACCGGCTCAGCACGGCGCAGGCCGCGGTGGTGGCCCGGACGCTGTCGCCGTACCGGCTCGGGGTGGTCACCGAGACCCCGGCGGACACGCTGAACACCGACTTCGACCTCGGCACGATGCTGCACATCCCCGACCTGCAACAGCTGGACCTGGACGCGCTCTGGGCCCCGCGGACGGCCGCGGAGCGGCTGCGGGTGCCCATCGGCATCGACGCCAGCGGTGAACCCGTCGCCCTGGACCTGAAGGAGTCCGCGCTGGGCGGCATGGGGCCGCACGGCATGCTCATCGGCGCCACCGGCTCCGGCAAGAGCGAACTGCTGCGCACGCTGGTGCTGGCGCTGGCCACCACGCACTCGTCGGAGACGCTGAACTTCGTCCTCGTCGACTTCAAGGGCGGGGCCACCTTCCTCGGCCTCGACCGGCTGCCGCACACCTCCGCGGTCATCACCAACCTGGCCGACGAGGCGGCCCTGGTGGGCCGGATGCGCGACGCGCTGCACGGCGAGATGGTCCGCCGGCAGGAGCTGCTGCGGCAGGCCGGCGGGTACAGCTCGGTGCTGGAGTACGAACGCGCCCGGGTCCAGGGCGCGCCACTGGACCCGCTGCCCACCCTCTTCGTCGTGGTCGACGAGTTCAGCGAACTGCTCGCCACCCACCGCGACTTCATCGACCTGTTCGTGATGATCGGGCGGCTCGGTCGCTCGCTCGCCGTGCACCTGCTGCTGGCCAGCCAGCGCGTCGACGACGGCCGCATCGCGCAGCTCGAGTCGCATCTGTCCTACCGGATCGGTCTGCGGACCTTCTCCGCCATGGAGTCCCGCTCCGTCATCGGGGTGCCGGACGCGTACGAGCTGCCGCCGGCCCCGGGCAACGGGTACCTGCGCACCGACGTGGCGACGTTGATCCGGTTCAAGGCCGGTTACGTCTCCGGGCCGTACCGCAGCACCGTCCCCCGGGTGCGGCAGGAGATCCTGCAACAGCAGGTGGTGCCGTACGCGCTGGAGCCCGCACCGTTCCGCGAGCCCACACCGGAGGAGGTCGAGCAGGCCGCCGAGGACGCCGCCGACGACGTGGTGACGCCGGAACGCCCCGTGCTCGACGTCGTGGTGGAGCAGCTGCTCGACCAGGGGCCCCCGGCCCACCAGGTGTGGCTGCCACCACTGGACGCCTCGCCGACGCTCGACCAGCTGCTGCCGACCCTGACACCCGAGGCCGAGCGAGGGCTCACGGCCCTGGGCTGGCCCGGAACGGGCAATCTGGTCGCCCCCGTGGGCTTCGTCGACAAACCGTTCGAACAGATGCGGGACCTGCTCCTCGTCGATCTGTCAGGAGTCGGCGGGCACGTCGGCGTCGCGGGCGGCCCGCGCAGCGGCAAGACGACCCTGCTCCGGTCGGTGATCAGCAGCCTGGCCCTGACGCACACCCCGTGGGAGGTGCAGTTCTACTGCCTCGACTTCGGCGGCGGGGGTCTCGGCGCGCTGGCCGATCTGCCGCACGTCGGCAGCGTCGCCGGGCGGCTCGACACCGACCGCGTCGGCCGCACGTTGGCGGAGGTGACCGGGCTCATCGTGGAGCGCGAGCGCCGCTTCGGCGAGCTCGGGGTCGACAGCATCGCGACGTACCGGAAGCTGCGCGCGCAGGGGGAGATCACCGACGATCCCTACGGGGACGTCTTCCTGGTCGTGGACGGCTGGTTCACCCTGCGCCAGGAGTTCGAGGCGCTGGAGAGTGGGGTGCGGCAGATCGCCGCGCAGGGCCTCAACTTCGGTGTCCACCTGATGCTCAGCGCGTCGCGCTGGTCGGAGGTGCACCACGCCATGCGTGACCAGATCGGCACCCGGCTCGAACTGCGGCTCGGTGACCCCGTCGACTCCACCATCGACCTGCGCCTGGCGGCCACCGTGCCGCAGGTGCCCGGTCGCGGCCTCACCGCCGAGAAGCTGCACTTCCTCGCCGCGCTTCCCCGCATCGACGGCCTCGCCGACCCGTCCACCGTCGCCGACGGCGTACGCGCGCTGGCCGCCACGGTCCGCGACTTCTGGACCGGGCCGCACGCCCCACCGGTCCGTACCCTGCCCGCGCAGTTGCCGGCGGAGTCGTTGCCGGCGCCGGTCGGCGACGTCCGCGTCGCGATCGGCCTGGACGAGACCGGAATGCAGCCGGTCTGGCACGACTTCGCCGAGGTCCCCCACCTGACGGTGCTGGGCGACACCGAGAGCGGCAAGACGAACCTGCTGCGTCACCTCGCCCGGTCGGTGATGGCCCGCTACACGCCGGGCGAGGCCCGCATCATGATCGTCGACTACCGCCGGCAACTGTTCGACTCGGTGCCGCAGGAGTACCAACTCGGCTACTCGGTCTCGGTCGACTCCACCCGCGACAGCGTGGCGGACGTCGTCGCCGCCGTCGCCTCCCGGATGCCGGGTGCCGACGTCACACCCGAGCAGCTGCGACGCCGGGACTGGTGGACCGGTCCGCAGCTGTTCGTGCTCGTCGACGACTACGACCTGCTGGCCGGACACGACAGCCCGCTGCTGCCCTTGCAGCCGTACCTGGCCCAGGGCGCGGACGTCGGACTCCACCTGGTGGTGACGCGGGGTGCGGCCAACGTGATGCGGATGTCGATGGACCCGCTGCTGCGCCGGATGCAGGAGACCAACAGCCCGGACGTGGCGCTGTCCTGCCCGCCCAGCGAGGGCCCGCTGCTCGGCAACACCAAGCCGCGTCACCTGCCGCCGGGTCGGGCGCTGCTGTGCACCCGGCGGGGCGCGCGGCTGATCCAGACCGCGTGGAGCGAGCCGGACGGCTGA